A single region of the Candidatus Manganitrophaceae bacterium genome encodes:
- the rfaE2 gene encoding D-glycero-beta-D-manno-heptose 1-phosphate adenylyltransferase has translation MKNAKVMTLAELQKRVRVLQKKGKKVVFTNGCFDILHVGHVRYLSAARALGDALIIAVNSDQSVRALKGKQRPIVPQRERLEVLAALSCVDYLLLFSGKTPLRLINTLGPDILVKGGDWSLEDIVGRKEVEARGGKVVRIKLVRGASTTGLIERILEGSLDPATSRTGTV, from the coding sequence ATGCTAAGGTCATGACTTTGGCCGAACTCCAGAAGCGGGTTCGCGTCCTCCAAAAAAAAGGCAAGAAGGTGGTCTTTACCAACGGCTGTTTTGACATCCTGCATGTCGGTCATGTCCGATATCTCTCAGCAGCACGGGCCCTGGGAGATGCCTTAATTATTGCTGTCAATTCCGATCAATCGGTTCGCGCTCTGAAAGGCAAACAGCGGCCCATTGTCCCGCAAAGAGAGCGGCTTGAGGTCCTTGCGGCTTTATCCTGTGTCGATTATTTACTTCTTTTCTCAGGAAAGACGCCTCTAAGATTGATCAATACACTGGGGCCGGATATACTGGTCAAAGGGGGCGATTGGTCTTTGGAAGATATCGTCGGGAGAAAAGAGGTAGAGGCACGCGGCGGGAAAGTTGTTCGGATCAAGCTTGTCCGGGGGGCCTCGACAACGGGTCTGATCGAACGGATCTTAGAAGGTTCACTCGATCCTGCCACTTCCAGGACCGGGACGGTATGA